Part of the Aquimarina sp. TRL1 genome, ATGGAGTTGATTTCTTCTTTGTCGCTTTCTAGGTAAAACCCAAGGTATTCAGAGTTGAGATAGGGACCTTTTGTGATGGTTATTTGATCCTTGTATTTGTCCCGTAGTGCTCCCGTGGGAGTTAACAATTCATCTTTATAAGAAGCATCTAAGCTATTTAGGAAATCAATATTTCCTTTTGCAAATTGAAGAAATTCACTTTGTTTATCGGGTAAAAAAGTGATGGCAACAGCTTCGAGATAAGGCAGTTGTTTTCCGGAAGCATCTTTTTCGAAGTACAATTCATTTTTTCGTAAAACTAATTTAATATTTTCTTCCCATAGTTTGAATTTGAATGGTCCTGTTCCAATAGGATGAGATCTGAACTCTGAACCGTAGAAGGTTACGATTTCCTTTGGTACTACTGAGCAGTATCGCATACTAAGAAGACCGAGAAAAGCGGGGAATGTTTGTTTTAATTGGATGGTAAAGGTCGAATCGTTGACAGCATTGTATTGGGCTACATTTTGCAAAACCCAGTTTCCTGGTGATGCTACCTTGGGATCTTTTAGGCGGTTAAAGCTATATGCAAAATCGGTAGCTGTAACCGTTCGGGTGCTGTCTGGGGTTCCAAAAAGGGGGTGTTTGTGAAAATAGACATCATCTCTAAGGGTGAATGTATAGTGTAATCCATCCGGAGAGATTTCCCAATTTTTGGCAATATCAGGAACAATGTTAAGGGCATCGTCCAGTTGAACAAGACTATTGAAAAGCTGATTCGTAGGCCATATAATTGATGGATTTCTGGCAAAAGCAGGATCTAATGATTTGATGTTCGAATATTCGTTATATCTGAATACCAGATGATCTTTGTTGTTTTGAGAAGTATTTTTACAGGCAATGCAAGTTGATAAAATGTAAAATACTGTTATGTAGTTTTTTAGGTATTTCAAAAGCTGGTTTTTCAATTTTAGTAAACGAATTTTTGTTGGTATCTTTGACGCCTTAAAAATATGTTTCTGATTTACAGGGATGATTTTTGAAACAAAGAGTAAAGATAATAAGATTCTTGTGATCCGAGAATCGTAGCAATCTTTTTATTGTACATGAGAAAGAAAGTAGCTTTTTATACACTAGGTTGTAAACTTAATTTTTCTGAGACTTCTACCATTGCCAGAAGTTTTGCAGATGAGAATTTTGATCGGGTAGATTTTTCCGACAATGCTGATATTTATGTTATAAATACATGTTCGGTAACAGAAAATGCGGATAAAAGGTTTAAGACAATTGTAAAACAGGCTCAAAAAGTAAACCCTGAAGCATTTATTGCTGCGGTAGGTTGCTATGCGCAATTAAAACCACAGGAATTAGCAGCGGTTGATGGTGTTGATTTGGTATTAGGAGCTACCGAAAAATTTAAAATTACAGACTATATTAATGACCTGTCTAAGAATGATTTCGGGGAAGTGCATTCTTGTGAGATTGAAGAGGCAGATTTTTATGTGGGTAGTTATTCTATAGGGGATAGAACAAGAGCTTTTCTCAAGGTGCAGGATGGGTGTGATTATAAGTGTACATATTGCACGATTCCTTTGGCACGAGGAATCTCCAGAAGTGATACGCTGGAGAATGTTCTGAAAAATGCGAAAGAAATTTCAGAAAAAGGAATCAAAGAGATTGTTCTTACCGGAGTAAATATAGGAGATTACGGAAAAGGAGAGTTTGGGAATAAGCGTCATGAGCATACTTTTTTTGAGTTGGTACAAGCGCTGGATAAGGTTGATGGAATAGAGCGGTTGCGAATTTCTTCTATAGAGCCTAATTTACTTAAAAA contains:
- a CDS encoding ABC transporter substrate-binding protein, whose amino-acid sequence is MKYLKNYITVFYILSTCIACKNTSQNNKDHLVFRYNEYSNIKSLDPAFARNPSIIWPTNQLFNSLVQLDDALNIVPDIAKNWEISPDGLHYTFTLRDDVYFHKHPLFGTPDSTRTVTATDFAYSFNRLKDPKVASPGNWVLQNVAQYNAVNDSTFTIQLKQTFPAFLGLLSMRYCSVVPKEIVTFYGSEFRSHPIGTGPFKFKLWEENIKLVLRKNELYFEKDASGKQLPYLEAVAITFLPDKQSEFLQFAKGNIDFLNSLDASYKDELLTPTGALRDKYKDQITITKGPYLNSEYLGFYLESDKEEINSILLRKAINYGFDREKMITYLKNGIGTPAIHGFIPKGIPGFSKLPGYPYDPEKARKLINQYKKETGNNTPSIQITTDSNYLSICEFIQSELNKLGLNIQINVLPPSTIRKQKWSGKLDVFRASWIADYPDAENFLSPYYSKNFTPNGPNYTHFKNTLFDQLYEESFKITDIKEREKQYAKMDSIIIANAPIVPLYYDEVVRFTQKNVKGLTPNPQNFLILKKVWKEKE
- the mtaB gene encoding tRNA (N(6)-L-threonylcarbamoyladenosine(37)-C(2))-methylthiotransferase MtaB, with the protein product MRKKVAFYTLGCKLNFSETSTIARSFADENFDRVDFSDNADIYVINTCSVTENADKRFKTIVKQAQKVNPEAFIAAVGCYAQLKPQELAAVDGVDLVLGATEKFKITDYINDLSKNDFGEVHSCEIEEADFYVGSYSIGDRTRAFLKVQDGCDYKCTYCTIPLARGISRSDTLENVLKNAKEISEKGIKEIVLTGVNIGDYGKGEFGNKRHEHTFFELVQALDKVDGIERLRISSIEPNLLKNETIDYIASSRTFVPHFHVPLQSGSDTILKLMKRRYLTRLYVDRVRRIREVMPDACIGVDVIVGFPGETDDYFLDTYNFLAELDISYLHVFTYSERENTLAAKMDGVVPHDVRKKRSKMLRGLSVKKRRAFYEGQIGTTRTVLFESENKEGYIHGFTENYVKVKMPWNPEYANTLHRVKLNTIDEDGMVRFEFI